A DNA window from Solanum lycopersicum chromosome 3, SLM_r2.1 contains the following coding sequences:
- the LOC101263292 gene encoding beta-D-glucosyl crocetin beta-1,6-glucosyltransferase-like, translating to MDTSTSLRVLMFPWLAHGHISPYLTVSKKLADRGFDILLCSTPVNLNLIKKRIPKKYSVSIQLVELRLPELPNLPPEYHTTNGLPPHLNSTLKKAVKMSKPEFSKILQDLKPDLVIHDVLQVWAKKIANSYNIPAITLVTFGGAVLSYFMHPMRKPGTEFPFPAIYLTKIEQKRMREMMEQVYKDKDPDDGDPFAEDPTQVILLMSTSLSIDSKYIDYLNELTQANYVPIGPPIQEPMNEDGGDIELIDWLGKKEEHSTVFVSFGSEYFLTKEDMEEIAYGLEHSNVNFIWVVRFPKGEEVDLEEALSTGFLERIENRGRVVDGWAPQPRILSHPSTGGFVSHCGWNSVMESIDFGVPIIAMPMHIDQPINARWMVEIGVAVEIVRDDEGKVHREDVAQVITSVICEKTGRNLREKVKEISEKLKSRRKQEIDAAVEVLLQQCKNRKFINSSS from the coding sequence ATGGATACTTCTACTAGTTTGAGAGTTTTGATGTTTCCATGGTTGGCTCATGGACACATCTCTCCTTACTTAACTGTCTCTAAAAAACTTGCTGATCGCGGATTTGATATCTTACTTTGTTCTACTCCGGTTAATCTCAATCTTATTAAGAAAAGGATTCCGAAAAAGTATTCTGTTTCGATTCAGCTTGTTGAACTCCGTCTACCGGAATTGCCTAATCTTCCTCCGGAATATCATACAACAAATGGACTTCCACCTCATCTCAACTCGACACTCAAAAAGGCTgtaaaaatgtcaaaacctgaattttcaaaaatcttgCAAGATTTGAAACCTGATTTGGTAATCCATGATGTATTGCAAGTATGGGCTAAGAAAATTGCAAATTCATATAATATTCCAGCAATAACACTTGTAACTTTTGGTGGAGCTGTTCTTTCTTACTTTATGCATCCAATGAGAAAGCCAGGGACTGAGTTTCCTTTCCCAGCTATTTATCTGACGAAAATTGAGCAAAAAAGAATGCGAGAAATGATGGAACAAGTTTATAAAGATAAGGATCCTGATGATGGGGATCCTTTTGCTGAAGATCCTACACAAGTTATATTGTTGATGAGTACTTCATTGTCAATTGATTCGAAATACATTGATTACCTTAATGAATTGACCCAAGCAAACTACGTTCCAATTGGTCCTCCAATCCAAGAACCTATGAATGAGGATGGTGGGGATATCGAACTCATCGATTGGCTAGGAAAGAAAGAAGAACATTCAACTGTATTTGTCTCTTTTGGAAGTGAGTATTTCTTGACTAAGGAAGACATGGAAGAGATAGCCTATGGATTGGAACATAGCAATGTAAATTTCATATGGGTTGTAAGGTTTCCAAAGGGGGAAGAAGTCGATCTTGAAGAAGCACTATCAACAGGTTTTCttgaaagaattgaaaacaGGGGAAGGGTAGTTGATGGATGGGCACCACAACCAAGAATTTTAAGCCATCCAAGCACGGGAGGATTTGTAAGTCATTGTGGTTGGAATTCAGTAATGGAAAGCATAGATTTTGGTGTGCCAATAATAGCCATGCCTATGCACATTGATCAGCCAATAAATGCAAGATGGATGGTGGAAATCGGAGTAGCTGTAGAGATTGTTAGAGATGATGAAGGGAAGGTTCACAGAGAAGATGTGGCACAAGTAATCACAAGTGTTATTTGTGAGAAAACAGGGAGAAATTTAAGGGAAAAAGTCAAGGAAATAAGTGAAAAATTGAAGTCCCGAAGAAAGCAAGAAATCGATGCAGCCGTTGAAGTGCTATTACAACAATGCAAAAACAGAAAGTTCATTAATTCTTCTAGCTAG